The Hippoglossus hippoglossus isolate fHipHip1 chromosome 16, fHipHip1.pri, whole genome shotgun sequence genomic sequence AACTTATATCCAAGCATGAAGTTGTGTATCTGGAACAAGTCTACTTTAATAAGAGGCTTATTGTCCAGTACAACAGCTCCTTGGGAAACTATACCAGCTACATCGAATACATGAAGGAAGTTGTACACTACCTTAACAACCcatattttttgaaaaaaaaggaaaaggataTTGAGAAATGCAGAAGCCACATATCAAAATCGGAAGACCTTTCAACACCAGGTAATTTGAGAGTTGAAACTTTGGTAATGCTTCAGATTAAATACTGCAAATTACAACCTATGTATTGTGTATGTGGTATCAATAAAATACGTACCAAGTACCTAGAGTAGGacaaataattacatgcaaGAAGAAATTAGAGAATAGCAACTTTGTGTTTCAAGAATCAATTCTACAGATGGCAGTGACACTTTTAGAGGCACAAAATATGtacttttttgtaaaataaagtatttattttgttccttgACCTCACTGCATGTTAGAAATATCTGTGCTTCAGAGTAAATCGTACAATAAATGCAGCGCTTTGACTTTCATTGTGCACACATAAAAAGGGGAAACtataaaagcagaaatattCTTGGTATTTCCACATCAGCTGAAATGGCAGTTTTCCTCAGGAGTTTTTCAGCCTTAAGGAGTTTTTTTGAGCTCATTTGGTGGCCTTTCCAACGCGCAATTTGACTATTAAGGTTTTCATTGGCAGCTGTTTTTAGCTTTATCTCTAAAAACCCACTACCTGCTCAGCAGTAGTGTCACAACTCCAAACAATGATAACGTGATGTTAACCTGCTCCTATGTGACCTATTTAGTGTGAAGAATAAGACACAGTATGGAATACGGTCGATATATTTGATCTGAAACTTTACAaaagctgttaaatgttgatgtaaATCAAAAATTATGATTTGAATGTTGAATTGTATTTCAAACACAATTTAGCACAAATTATGGATTATGGATTAGTTAATAATTTAACTTGGAAATTATGTATTTTCTCTAAGACATTAACCAGTAACTATTTAACAATGTACTTTATGTCCTAACTAACACAACAATTGTAGGTCAACCCTGAATCCCAATGTGTTACCCTATGTTCTTCCCTGCATAACAAGACGATTGATTAAAGATCTGTGGGTGTTTCCTCCAGTCAAGCCCTATGTCAGACTGAGTTCAGCTAAGGCAGAGAGCGGCAGACATCCAAGAGTCCTCGTCTGCAACGTGTACAACTTTTATCCCAAACAAATCCGAGTGACATGGCTGAGGGACGGAAAGAATGCAACATCTGATGTGACGTCCACTGACGAGCTGGCCAACGGGAACTGGCTGTACCACATCCACTCCTATCTGGAGTATACGCCCAGACTGGGAGAGAAAATTACCTGTATGGTGGAGCACGTCAGCTTTAAGGATCCACAACTTTATGACTGGGGtaagagagaggcaggggaggATTGGACTAACTTTAATGTCACCAGAGCAAAACGTCTTCAAGCttatgaataaacaaaaacaaatacatttaatgtaTAAGGCTTGTACATGTGTAAatgagtgtaaatgtgtgtttgtgataaatgtgttttcagaccCCATGTCTGAGTCCGAGAGGAAAAAGTTCGCTGTTGGGACTGCAGGGCTGCTGCTGGGTCTTGTTGTTTTACTTGCTGGGGGGATTTACTACAAGAGGAACACTACTGGTGAGAGACAGcactaaattaaaaagaaataaataaagaatattcaATATcagcagcaaagacaaaaaCTGTGTAGAGATAAATGTTGAAATCTGTCACCAGTGTGATTGTGGGTTGGTTTAAGAACTAATAGTTGTTTGGGAGTATCAAACATATCATACATATCAGTGCGTCTTAGTCAAAAAaattctttcattcttttttaatCATATTCAAGTCAAACTTGCCACTGATTATTAGCACAAGTCTACCAGTTACCAAATAATTGTGATTTAAAGTCAGTAATATCtgagtctgtttttctttttgttttctgtttttaatctaGGTCGGGAGTTGGTGCCAACGGGTTAAGATTACGTCTGTCAGCTGAAATATTTGTATCCAAACCAAAATGGCACAGAGGAAACAAGGTCATGTGGAATAAATCACTCAGTTCTTCGGGTAAAAAAGTTTTACTCAGTGAGTGATTTGTTGTAAATCTTTGGgagtatttttgttttgatatcAATTTATTAGAAAATAAGCTTTtatgattgtgtttctgtgggaTTTGGGTGAAGTGGAAAAtattaagtttttcttttgcactgTACAAATCACAATGATTCAAGGGAGAATCTGTTTTTACAATGGTATGGCTAAACTGAGGAAGGCCATTTATTGTCATTCACTTAAATTTGCTAGTGATTCACAAATGTTATAGTTTAAAAATGAAGGTTCTGGTTGCTATGAATGGCTGGCATCTTGTAAACCCAGACTGGGAATAGTTGCATTCCAAGTCAGCTGCCAGTGCCAACAAGTTAAAGTATGTGTTGACATTAAACAATCCTTACAGTGTGTGAAGCATTTATGGCATAAGGTCACTTATCTGCCTCAACAGTCAACGTGTCCAGCAGGTTTTAAAATACAAAGCAGACACCAGAAGTCAAAAGAAGTCTGATTCAATCCagtaaagaaagtgtgtgtttgtatgtgttgatTTTAAAATCCTTAAATGATTCATTACTCATATTCCTGTTTATTCTGCAAATATAAATCTAATATTCATCATGTATGACTGCGAAATTAATACAACTCAGTagtttaaaagaataaaaagccAGACCATAATCAAATTATCTGTACCTCCCTGCAAAATACAACATGATTTGACCCACTTTCTACTATATCATTGGGGTTTGAGGCCCTTAGGACTGTCTTACAGGCAAGAAGAGAGTGCTGCAGTACTGTGGCCTCAACAAGATAAGACAGATTGGATGCATTAGCCTTGTTTAATACgcattaacaaaataaataggGAAGGTGGAATATCTTATCTTGAGGGTTGCATGGGTTGTCTTCAATGTCACACAGACTTCTTTCCTTGCTAATTCATTTCCTAACAGGGACCGACCGTAGTTGTGCTCATACAATGTGTTCTGTGGAGGTTCATAGGTTTTAATGTTACAGATATGGGAGGGTGCCAGTTGAAAAATTACTGTCAGTGCTTCATAACTGGGATCATATTGTTTATAACCTCTTGGCCACCAGGAGCAACCaagtaaatacataaatcaGCTTTTGTGCACACCTAAAGCCTTTGTCTTTAATTCAAGTTTGaataaacattcatttttgagttgaaacaaaattaaattattaaattaactGATTGACagaacatttctttgttttaacttGTCAGAAATAAGTTTCATGTTTCCTTCTGGTTCCAAATGGGAACTTTTCAAGTAAGCTATTGGGTATTTAGTTTCTCAATACTATATGCACGAATCAATTGTTGctgataaagatggatgacgtggctccacttcctcctatactattcagaaatgaagtcaaaatatccaggatacgAACaccgccatcttgcgcatttgggTCTGTGCAGTAGAGATCAGGGGATGTACACATCCTTCCAATACATCTGCTCAACATGACATTTAGGcaaaaaacatgttgtaaatgacaccgtttctAGTCGTGTATgacttacagacacttggatgacaccacaggagcattttatgtttcttttctgttgatttttatttttacatttgaaaaaccatttacttcaattgtattggatttgactgcaacgctgtttacccctaaaactccagcagtgttttgtggactcaaacacttcacccacccctccatcggcacagtggtgacTAGATGAGGAGTGAATTGTcagttttgggtgaactatccctttaatgttgCCTGTCAGCCACGGTGCAGGGCTTCTCCTCCGGCGCATGCGCTCCGTGGAATAATGAGCCGCTTCGGATTCTACTGTGTTTTCATCTTCTTACTGATAAAAAGCCCGAGTCTGATTCTCTTCTTGTGTTTCGCCATTTTTGTTTATGTTCACTACAGAACGCGATAAAAAGTGGAACGAGCAGAGAGTTAAAAACCGAGATGAGATAGAGACAGATTCTGGATGGAACcgacatttgtttgtttacactgtAACGCGTCATGGAACCTGTCGTCCTTGTCTCCGCGGCTCTGGATGGCGTCAGTCTGGAGTGATGGAGTGCGCTGTTCCCGTCACGGAGGTCGTCACCCCGCACACACTGGTTGCGTTACCGAGCGGAGATAAGACGTAGGAGCCTGATGATAAGAGTCTAATAAACTCTGATGCTCACAGAGAGAAGATGTCAGCTCCGCTCAAACCACCACAGGGAAGGATTCATCTGATCAGCAGGTGAGACACGAGGAAACAGATTTATGAACCTTTTGTTGTTTCTAATGACCTGATGTCTATTCTGACTTATTGACACATTTCTCTACTTTACCTCATCTCCATAGAGGTTCTCTAACGCAGAGGGATAACTCCCCAATATTTTCAGAGGGAAACACTGATTTGgcttaaattagatttattgtGATTTAAAGACCTGTAGATTTAAACCTGTgtatataaaagtatataaaatacattgaatTTGCTTCACCTGGGtgacaacattaaaatactgCTTCGatgttaaaacatttgtaatCAAAAAAGagcattgatttgttttttccttaacagtggatattttttttatttttttttaaacgtaaaACCTGTCATGGAGAATTTTGACAGAGTGATATTAGTACTTTTTCTTAAGGAAAAGATATGAGTACCTGTTTTACTGGCCTATATAACATCTTCCCTTCGACTTCAGTCCATCATCATACTGACATTGAAAAGGCTAAAGTGGTAATTTGGTATCTCtgctttaaatatgaattaaatcaATAATCGGTTATGAAAATAGTTTCTTatgaatgtgcattttttttcaaacgttaaaagtgaattaaaatggTCAATGAACTCTTTCATCAAGTAATTCTTTCAACTCTACTTCTTCATACTGGTTATTTAGCACCACTCTTATTTGAGTCTTACATGTTTTTCTCTATTCAACTTGATTCTACCACACCACCACACTATGTTTTCCACTGgttttcagtcattttgacTCTACCCCACCTCCCACTATTCTGCTGCACTTTATCTCTACATGTATGACATGTTATACACATTACATGTATCAATTAGCAGATGTCagacttttgtatttttatgtttttaagttATTTTAGCACCAATCAAGCACAATTTGGTTCAGTTTTTCTGGGTATTTTTTAccataaataaatcaaactcaTTTAAGTTCACCAACAGATCTTTTATAGAATTGATGATATGcatgtatttttctgtgtataaatgaatgttttgtttgttgtcttctCCCCAGTTCTCCCCTGACAACACTCAGCAGTAACCCTCCATCTCTGTCGACTCTTTGCACCGATGGGTCTCTCCCTGTCTGCGTTGctgtgcagcagagcagctcaaagccctccctcctcttcctcagcctTCCCTCCCCTCTCCGTCCCCATCTCGTCTCGCCTCGCCATCACCCTGTCCTTTTCCCCAGTCGCCCCGGGAGACAGCCGCTCACACTGGAGCTCAGTCCACCGctctcctcacctcctgctCTCCGCCTGCAAGCAGCAGGTCACGCGTTGGCCTGTGGAGCTGAGCAGCGACGGGGTGAGAGCGGAGGTGGGGGTGACAGGCGGCCTTCACGTCTGGGAGGTGCTGTGGAACCCGGACCACAGAGGGAGTCACGCCGTCATGGGCGTCTCCAGGCGGGACTGTCTTCTGCAGGCCGTGGGGTACAACGTCCTGGTGGGTGGGGATGAACAGTCCTGGGGCTGGGAACTCAAAACCAATCAGCTCTGGCATGGTGGACACAGTGTGGGACTTTACCCAGAGAAGATGAGGAGGTGTCCCTCTGATTTGAAGCCACACACTTCAGACAAAAAAGATCCGGTGGAGGCCCCTCTCCCCATCCCTGAGCGGGTCCTGCTGGTCCTGGACGCCGATGCCGGGACCCTGGGATTCGTTGTTGATGGCAGCTTCCTCGGCGAGGCGTTTAAAGACCTTCCTCGTGGGGTTGAGCTGTTCCCAGCGGTGAGCAGCGTGAGAGGGGGGGCCAGCATACGACTGCGCTACCTGAACGGTGCCACACGTGAGTCCAGTCATCATAAAAACAATTACTACAGCAACAACTCGTCCAACTTGGTTCTTATGAAACTCATCCTGTaaaacttttccttttcttccatTCTCAGGTGACCCTCCTGCCCTGATGCCTCTATGTGGACTGTCCATTCGTCACCTTTTAGGGGAACAGAGGCAGAATCAAACTCACAAACTGCCTCTACCACCTCTTCTGCAGAACTACCTGCTTTCTATTCATtaatctgcaaacacacacacacacacatgcaactaaacccttaccctaaccccgacctaaacctaattctaaccctaactctaaaaccaagtcgtaaccctcaaacagcccattgaatttgtgaggaccagccaaaatgtcctcacaatgatggtattgaacca encodes the following:
- the LOC117776729 gene encoding SPRY domain-containing SOCS box protein 1; amino-acid sequence: MGLSLSALLCSRAAQSPPSSSSAFPPLSVPISSRLAITLSFSPVAPGDSRSHWSSVHRSPHLLLSACKQQVTRWPVELSSDGVRAEVGVTGGLHVWEVLWNPDHRGSHAVMGVSRRDCLLQAVGYNVLVGGDEQSWGWELKTNQLWHGGHSVGLYPEKMRRCPSDLKPHTSDKKDPVEAPLPIPERVLLVLDADAGTLGFVVDGSFLGEAFKDLPRGVELFPAVSSVRGGASIRLRYLNGATRDPPALMPLCGLSIRHLLGEQRQNQTHKLPLPPLLQNYLLSIH
- the LOC117776731 gene encoding H-2 class II histocompatibility antigen, E-S beta chain-like; translated protein: MNVRSFSSLLCVFLLFPIADAFFMHGFIRCQLISKHEVVYLEQVYFNKRLIVQYNSSLGNYTSYIEYMKEVVHYLNNPYFLKKKEKDIEKCRSHISKSEDLSTPVKPYVRLSSAKAESGRHPRVLVCNVYNFYPKQIRVTWLRDGKNATSDVTSTDELANGNWLYHIHSYLEYTPRLGEKITCMVEHVSFKDPQLYDWDPMSESERKKFAVGTAGLLLGLVVLLAGGIYYKRNTTGRELVPTG